Proteins encoded by one window of Blautia argi:
- a CDS encoding regulatory protein RecX, producing MTVTEIKAVTKQKYQVEIDGQFAFVLYKGELSRYGIEKDREISDEVYTELVEEVLTKRAKLRAMHLLQKMDRTRAELERKLQQNGYPAQAIETALSYVESFHYIDDARYAAMYMENQKNKKGMARIRMELIQKGIAPEILQQVLEETEEKTDSRDVIREMLEKKRKIQGPLEEKEKQRLYGFFMRRGFSSSDILAVFREL from the coding sequence ATGACCGTTACAGAAATAAAAGCTGTAACAAAGCAGAAATATCAGGTGGAAATTGACGGACAGTTTGCCTTTGTTTTGTACAAAGGAGAGCTGAGTCGTTACGGGATTGAAAAAGACAGAGAAATATCAGATGAAGTTTATACAGAGTTGGTAGAGGAGGTACTGACAAAGCGGGCAAAACTGCGCGCCATGCACCTCCTTCAGAAGATGGATCGAACAAGAGCAGAGCTGGAGAGAAAATTACAGCAGAATGGCTATCCAGCACAGGCAATCGAAACTGCTCTTTCTTATGTAGAATCCTTTCATTATATTGATGATGCCAGATATGCTGCCATGTATATGGAAAATCAGAAGAATAAAAAAGGAATGGCAAGGATTCGCATGGAACTGATACAAAAGGGGATAGCACCGGAGATTCTGCAGCAGGTGCTTGAAGAAACTGAGGAAAAGACAGATTCCAGAGATGTTATACGGGAGATGCTGGAGAAAAAAAGAAAGATTCAGGGACCATTGGAGGAGAAGGAAAAACAGCGTTTATACGGCTTTTTTATGCGGAGGGGATTCTCTTCCTCAGATATTCTGGCAGTTTTTCGGGAACTGTGA
- the recA gene encoding recombinase RecA: protein MVKEDKLKALDGALAQIEKQFGKGSVMKLGDSTANMNVETVPTGALSLDIALGLGGIPKGRIIEVYGPESSGKTTVALHMVAEVQKRGGIAGFIDAEHALDPAYAKKIGVDIDNLYISQPDNGEQALEITETMVRSGAVDIIIVDSVAALVPKAEIEGDMGDSHVGLQARLMSQALRKLTAHISKSNCVVIFINQLREKVGVMFGNPEVTTGGRALKFYSSIRMDVRRIETLKQGGEMVGNRTRIKVVKNKIAPPFKEAEFDIMFGEGISREGDILDLAANIGIVNKSGAWYAYKDGKIGQGRENAKKYLKENPEISEEIEKKVREFYGLVSKEEGADTQEAGKEEKKAAESAGAADGEKED from the coding sequence ATGGTCAAAGAAGATAAATTAAAGGCTCTGGACGGAGCATTGGCACAGATTGAGAAGCAGTTTGGAAAGGGTTCTGTTATGAAATTGGGAGATTCCACTGCCAATATGAATGTAGAAACCGTTCCTACAGGTGCCTTGAGTCTGGATATTGCCCTTGGATTGGGCGGTATCCCAAAAGGAAGAATTATAGAGGTGTATGGACCGGAATCCAGTGGTAAAACAACTGTAGCTCTTCATATGGTGGCAGAAGTGCAGAAGAGAGGCGGAATTGCCGGCTTCATTGATGCAGAGCATGCTCTGGACCCTGCATATGCAAAGAAGATAGGTGTGGATATTGACAATCTGTATATTTCACAGCCGGATAATGGAGAGCAGGCTCTGGAAATTACAGAAACCATGGTGCGCTCCGGGGCTGTGGACATTATTATTGTGGACTCTGTAGCTGCTTTGGTTCCAAAGGCAGAAATTGAAGGAGATATGGGAGATTCTCATGTGGGTCTTCAGGCTCGTCTTATGTCACAGGCGCTTAGAAAGCTGACCGCACACATCAGCAAATCCAATTGTGTGGTGATTTTTATTAACCAGCTTCGTGAAAAGGTTGGTGTAATGTTTGGAAATCCGGAGGTAACAACAGGCGGACGCGCTTTGAAATTCTATTCTTCTATTCGTATGGACGTCCGCAGAATCGAAACCTTAAAGCAGGGCGGAGAAATGGTAGGAAACCGTACCAGAATTAAAGTGGTGAAAAATAAGATTGCTCCTCCGTTTAAAGAGGCAGAGTTTGATATTATGTTCGGTGAAGGAATTTCCAGAGAAGGAGATATTTTGGATCTGGCAGCCAATATTGGCATTGTGAATAAAAGCGGCGCATGGTATGCATATAAGGACGGCAAAATCGGACAGGGTCGTGAAAATGCCAAAAAATATCTGAAGGAAAATCCGGAAATTTCAGAGGAAATCGAGAAAAAAGTACGGGAATTTTACGGTCTGGTTTCAAAAGAAGAAGGTGCAGACACACAGGAAGCAGGAAAAGAAGAGAAGAAAGCAGCAGAGTCTGCAGGTGCAGCAGACGGTGAAAAAGAAGATTAA
- a CDS encoding 3-deoxy-7-phosphoheptulonate synthase, whose protein sequence is MSFKFVKQLPTPDEVKEQIPVSEKLKKVKAARDIMIQDIFTGKSDKFLVIVGPCSADNEESVCEYTNRLARLQEKVEERLVLVPRIYTNKPRTTGEGYKGMLHQPDPEAKPDVLAGILAIRNMHLRSLAETGLSSADEMLYPDNWHYLSDLLSYVAIGARSVENQEHRLMVSGLEIPAGMKNPTSGDFSVMMNSVIAAQAGHDFISRGWEVATTGNPLTHTILRGAVSKHGNTIPNYHYEDLQRLLDMYNEKNLANPAAIIDANHSNSGKKYKEQIRIVKEVLHSRLVSPDIRNLVKGVMIESYLVEGNQKIGPNHIYGKSITDPCLGWEDTEKLIYTIAELC, encoded by the coding sequence ATGAGTTTTAAATTCGTCAAACAACTTCCCACCCCAGATGAAGTGAAGGAACAAATCCCTGTTTCCGAAAAACTGAAAAAAGTAAAGGCTGCCAGGGATATCATGATTCAGGATATATTTACCGGAAAATCAGATAAATTTCTGGTTATTGTAGGTCCCTGCTCTGCTGATAATGAAGAATCTGTCTGTGAATACACCAACCGTCTTGCCCGTCTTCAGGAAAAGGTAGAAGAGCGCCTGGTTCTGGTTCCCCGTATTTATACCAACAAGCCCCGTACCACAGGTGAGGGATATAAGGGTATGCTGCACCAGCCAGACCCGGAAGCGAAGCCGGACGTTTTGGCAGGTATCCTGGCTATCCGCAACATGCACCTGCGCTCCCTTGCCGAAACAGGCTTAAGTTCTGCTGATGAAATGCTCTACCCGGACAACTGGCACTATCTTTCTGATTTGCTCTCCTATGTTGCCATTGGCGCCCGTTCTGTGGAAAACCAGGAGCATCGGCTTATGGTCAGCGGTCTGGAGATTCCCGCAGGTATGAAAAATCCCACCAGCGGAGATTTCTCTGTCATGATGAACTCTGTAATTGCAGCCCAGGCGGGACACGATTTTATTTCCAGGGGCTGGGAAGTAGCCACTACCGGAAATCCTCTGACCCATACGATTCTGAGGGGTGCAGTAAGTAAACATGGAAACACCATTCCTAACTATCACTACGAAGATTTACAGCGTCTTTTAGATATGTACAATGAAAAGAATCTGGCAAATCCGGCTGCCATTATTGATGCCAATCACTCCAACTCCGGCAAAAAATATAAAGAGCAGATTCGTATTGTAAAGGAAGTGCTGCACAGCCGCCTGGTTTCTCCTGATATCCGCAACCTGGTAAAGGGTGTAATGATTGAAAGCTATCTTGTGGAAGGGAACCAGAAAATCGGCCCGAATCATATATACGGCAAATCCATTACAGACCCTTGTCTTGGCTGGGAGGATACTGAAAAACTGATTTATACCATTGCCGAACTGTGCTGA
- a CDS encoding tyrosine-protein phosphatase — translation MGSRSIKFEKIFNARDMGGLRTVHGDTISPGLLLRSASLADATETDKRILQKQYHIVKIIDLRTETERKEKPDVIIPNADYQSNPIFDESMAGISHEKGLNEEQVLGSVPKLEYLYRQMVTNELCRKNLGEAVRNVMEHDFSKGGVLWHCTEGKDRCGLLSAVLLSALGIEYGTIMEDYMLTNEINKVKVEKYYQMILLAGKTETEAEKIRDIFLAKEEYLNEVFLAIHEQYRDIDTFLCDGLNIPHNLIEKFQKSVLLKNSGLYVEQ, via the coding sequence ATGGGTAGTAGAAGTATTAAATTTGAGAAAATATTTAATGCCAGAGATATGGGCGGATTACGGACGGTTCATGGAGATACCATTTCTCCGGGGCTTTTGCTCCGTTCCGCAAGCCTGGCAGATGCAACGGAAACAGATAAGAGAATTTTGCAGAAACAGTATCATATTGTAAAGATTATTGATTTGCGTACAGAAACTGAGAGAAAAGAAAAACCAGACGTAATCATACCAAATGCAGACTATCAGTCCAATCCAATTTTTGATGAAAGCATGGCAGGTATTTCACACGAAAAGGGTCTAAACGAAGAACAGGTTCTTGGTTCTGTACCTAAATTGGAATATCTGTATCGTCAAATGGTAACAAATGAATTGTGCAGGAAAAATTTAGGGGAAGCAGTACGGAATGTAATGGAACATGATTTTTCAAAAGGTGGTGTATTATGGCATTGCACAGAAGGAAAAGACCGGTGCGGATTGCTGTCGGCAGTCTTGCTTTCTGCACTTGGCATAGAGTACGGCACGATTATGGAAGACTATATGCTGACAAATGAGATAAATAAGGTAAAAGTGGAAAAGTATTATCAGATGATTCTTCTGGCAGGTAAAACCGAAACAGAAGCTGAAAAGATACGGGATATTTTTTTGGCAAAAGAGGAATATTTAAATGAGGTCTTTTTAGCGATACATGAGCAATATAGAGATATAGACACATTTCTGTGCGATGGATTGAATATTCCACATAATCTGATTGAGAAATTTCAAAAGAGCGTGCTTTTGAAAAATTCTGGTTTGTATGTCGAACAGTGA
- a CDS encoding GNAT family N-acetyltransferase: MTDNREIVAAFALCDTNIGENAVEWNDNHAKAIYIDRLAVNIKYSKKGIGSLMLAKAKEIARALDVKYLRLFVVDINEPAIQLYHKNNFLKAKGIYDEVFDDGFVLHEFGYEIKV; this comes from the coding sequence TTGACAGATAATAGAGAAATTGTGGCAGCGTTTGCTTTGTGCGATACAAATATAGGTGAAAATGCAGTTGAGTGGAACGATAACCATGCCAAAGCCATATATATTGACCGATTGGCCGTAAATATTAAATATTCCAAAAAAGGAATAGGCAGCCTGATGCTTGCTAAGGCAAAGGAAATTGCAAGAGCATTAGATGTAAAATATCTAAGGCTTTTTGTAGTAGATATCAATGAACCGGCTATTCAACTTTATCATAAAAATAATTTTTTAAAGGCTAAAGGCATTTATGATGAGGTGTTCGATGATGGCTTTGTATTACATGAATTTGGATATGAAATAAAAGTGTGA
- a CDS encoding stage II sporulation protein M, with the protein MKKYSRMFSILFLVGFTGGIFCTNLFIKETGYQTSLLSLYLADAVQREKGKPGLFGELLVKRGGFFLFGAVCGLTPLGVPMVSVSLVWFGFLAGSLMTVFLLDYGIKGIFLGMLSFLPQFFFYLPGWLLFFFSVMQMAQKAWGSKKKEKADYRAYFFFLSGAAVCILLGIWQESYVNQTFLNAIWGKWN; encoded by the coding sequence ATGAAAAAATATAGCAGAATGTTTTCCATATTATTTTTAGTTGGTTTTACAGGCGGAATTTTTTGTACCAATCTGTTTATTAAAGAAACAGGTTATCAGACCAGTCTTTTGTCCTTATATCTGGCAGACGCTGTGCAGAGGGAAAAGGGAAAACCTGGGCTATTTGGGGAATTGCTGGTGAAGAGGGGCGGTTTCTTTTTATTTGGGGCAGTCTGTGGTCTGACGCCTTTAGGCGTTCCAATGGTTTCTGTCAGTCTTGTCTGGTTTGGGTTTCTGGCAGGGAGTCTGATGACAGTGTTTTTGTTGGATTATGGAATAAAGGGGATTTTTCTGGGGATGCTGTCTTTTCTGCCGCAGTTCTTTTTTTACCTTCCAGGTTGGCTGTTGTTTTTCTTTTCTGTCATGCAGATGGCGCAGAAAGCCTGGGGAAGCAAAAAGAAGGAAAAAGCAGATTACCGTGCCTATTTTTTCTTTCTCTCCGGTGCAGCCGTGTGTATTCTTCTGGGTATCTGGCAGGAAAGTTATGTTAATCAAACCTTTTTAAATGCGATATGGGGGAAATGGAACTGA
- a CDS encoding nuclear transport factor 2 family protein — MQREDIVKSYFQSWLDKNIEPLENIFSDDVIYSECYGSEYHGLPQILKWFSDWNINGTVLKWKIKRFIHQGMFTAVEWYFECDYNNEIGGFDGVSIIEFDENMKIVNLKEFQSKSEHNCPYE; from the coding sequence ATGCAAAGAGAAGATATTGTTAAAAGTTATTTCCAATCATGGCTTGATAAAAACATCGAACCATTAGAAAACATTTTTTCTGATGATGTTATTTATAGTGAGTGCTATGGTTCGGAATATCATGGATTACCTCAAATCTTAAAATGGTTTTCAGACTGGAATATAAATGGCACAGTTTTGAAGTGGAAAATAAAAAGATTTATTCACCAAGGTATGTTTACAGCTGTAGAATGGTATTTTGAATGTGATTATAACAATGAAATTGGCGGGTTTGACGGAGTATCTATTATTGAATTTGATGAAAATATGAAAATTGTTAACCTAAAAGAATTTCAATCAAAATCTGAGCATAATTGTCCTTATGAGTAA
- a CDS encoding GNAT family N-acetyltransferase yields MKIVEVKERNDALIQKLLEVWESSVRATHLFLSEEEIIHIKKYVPQALKAVSYLFIALNEEKSPMAFMGIEGQKLEMLFVSDKERGKGTGKELITYGIRKEQIWEVAVNEQNPLAVGFYEHMGFQVYKRTECDEQGQPYPLLYMRRIRKEEEEL; encoded by the coding sequence ATGAAAATAGTAGAAGTAAAAGAACGAAATGATGCATTGATACAGAAATTATTGGAGGTATGGGAGTCTTCTGTGAGAGCGACACATTTGTTTTTATCAGAAGAGGAGATTATACATATCAAAAAGTATGTTCCGCAGGCGTTAAAAGCCGTATCTTATTTGTTCATTGCCCTAAACGAAGAAAAATCCCCCATGGCATTTATGGGAATTGAAGGACAGAAGCTGGAAATGCTTTTTGTATCGGACAAAGAACGGGGAAAAGGAACAGGCAAAGAATTGATTACTTATGGAATCCGTAAGGAACAAATTTGGGAAGTCGCTGTGAACGAGCAGAATCCTCTTGCAGTGGGTTTTTATGAACATATGGGATTTCAGGTATATAAGAGAACAGAATGTGATGAGCAGGGGCAGCCGTATCCTTTACTTTATATGAGAAGAATACGAAAAGAAGAGGAGGAGTTATGA
- a CDS encoding spore coat protein, translating to MTDKTMVADTLAGINGELVRYGEMITQTENQQLKQTLKQMRNQCEMSQEEIYQIARAKSYYVPAACAKPEEVAHVRSVLTQPGM from the coding sequence ATGACAGATAAGACAATGGTGGCAGATACCCTGGCAGGAATTAACGGAGAACTGGTTCGTTATGGGGAAATGATTACCCAGACAGAAAACCAGCAGTTAAAACAGACGTTAAAGCAGATGCGGAATCAGTGTGAAATGTCCCAGGAGGAGATTTATCAGATTGCCAGAGCGAAAAGTTATTATGTTCCGGCAGCATGCGCCAAACCGGAAGAGGTGGCTCATGTACGTTCCGTACTGACACAGCCGGGTATGTAA
- the spo0A gene encoding sporulation transcription factor Spo0A, producing the protein MEKLNVAIADDNEKMLDLLGNLINEDKELELVGHANNGAEIYDIIKEKEPDVVLLDIIMPKVDGLTVMEKVSKDTNLKKHPAFIIVSAVGQEQITEDAFQLGANYYILKPFDNDMLLSRIKHVRQARDRRRRDFRKINAYESDSSYYERNLEADVTNIIHEIGVPAHIKGYQYLRDAIILSVNDMEMLNSITKILYPTIAKKHQTTPSRVERAIRHAIEVAWSRGKMDTIDELFGYTVSTGKGKPTNSEFIALIADKIRLEYKK; encoded by the coding sequence ATGGAGAAGTTAAATGTCGCTATAGCAGATGACAATGAAAAAATGTTGGACTTATTGGGGAATCTTATTAACGAGGACAAAGAGCTGGAATTAGTAGGACACGCTAATAACGGCGCCGAAATTTACGATATTATAAAAGAAAAAGAACCGGACGTTGTACTTTTGGACATTATTATGCCAAAGGTTGACGGATTAACCGTTATGGAAAAGGTCAGCAAAGACACCAATCTGAAAAAACACCCCGCATTTATTATTGTATCTGCTGTAGGACAGGAACAGATAACAGAGGACGCATTTCAACTGGGAGCAAATTACTATATCTTAAAACCCTTTGACAACGACATGCTGCTGTCCAGAATCAAGCATGTAAGACAGGCAAGGGACAGACGCAGAAGAGATTTTCGGAAAATTAATGCATACGAAAGCGACAGCAGCTATTATGAGAGAAATCTGGAAGCAGATGTAACTAATATCATTCATGAAATCGGTGTGCCGGCGCACATTAAAGGTTACCAGTATTTAAGAGATGCTATTATTCTGTCTGTCAATGATATGGAAATGTTAAATTCAATTACCAAAATTCTCTATCCCACTATTGCCAAAAAGCATCAGACCACGCCCAGCCGGGTAGAGAGAGCTATACGCCATGCCATTGAGGTTGCCTGGAGCAGAGGAAAAATGGATACCATTGACGAGCTGTTTGGTTATACAGTAAGCACGGGAAAGGGAAAACCCACCAATTCAGAATTTATTGCATTGATTGCAGATAAGATACGTCTGGAATACAAAAAATAG
- a CDS encoding MATE family efflux transporter, with protein sequence MLRHMKAPLADLKAILSLSLPLTCNRLLVNLLHSIETVLIPGHLRLYGLDNASALSIYGILTGMALPLILFPSAITNAVSTVLLPSVAEHQAVGNRRHIRHSIFLSMKYGLLLGLLSTAFFYFAGDFLGLVLFKNEFAGTFIKTLSFICPCLYVSGTLSGILNGLGLANQSFLLNTSGLGLRLLFVCLVIPRYGIVGYLWGLIASELLSTLLSVYFLRDYFRT encoded by the coding sequence ATGCTGCGACATATGAAGGCTCCTCTGGCTGATTTAAAAGCAATTCTGAGCCTTTCCCTTCCTCTGACCTGCAACCGCCTTCTGGTGAATCTTCTCCACAGCATTGAAACCGTACTCATACCGGGACACCTGCGGCTTTACGGACTGGACAATGCCTCTGCTCTTTCCATATACGGAATTTTGACTGGAATGGCTCTTCCCCTTATTCTCTTTCCCTCTGCCATTACCAACGCTGTATCCACGGTTTTGCTGCCTTCTGTGGCAGAACATCAGGCAGTGGGCAACCGCAGGCATATCCGGCACAGCATTTTCCTGTCCATGAAATACGGTCTGCTTCTGGGGCTTCTGTCTACCGCTTTCTTCTATTTTGCCGGTGATTTTCTAGGTCTTGTGTTATTTAAAAATGAATTTGCCGGAACCTTTATTAAAACACTGTCCTTTATCTGTCCCTGTCTTTATGTATCTGGGACTCTTAGCGGCATCTTAAACGGACTTGGACTGGCAAACCAGAGCTTTCTCTTAAACACCTCCGGACTGGGGCTTCGTCTTCTCTTTGTCTGTCTGGTTATTCCCAGATATGGTATTGTGGGATATCTTTGGGGTCTAATTGCCAGCGAGCTGTTATCCACCCTTTTGTCCGTTTACTTTCTTCGTGATTATTTTCGCACATAG
- the rny gene encoding ribonuclease Y, translating into MPVTANLSVKKKMEKDAETIGTAEVKARSIIDEALKTAETKKREALLEAKEENLRTKNELEKETKERRNELQKYEKRVLSKEEALDKKADALERREAEYTAKEAELKKKEKKVDELQGQRVQELERISGLTSEQAKDYLLKTVEDEVKIDTAKLYKELESKAKEEADKKAKEYVVTAIQKCAADHVAEATISVVQLPSDEMKGRIIGREGRNIRTLETLTGVDLIIDDTPEAVVLSGFDPIRREVARIALEKLIVDGRIHPARIEEMVEKAQREVESMMREEGEAAALEVGVHGIHPELIRLLGRMKFRSSYGQNALKHSIEVAQLAGLLAGEVGTDIRMAKRAGLLHDIGKSIDHEVEGSHIQIGADLCRKYKESQIVINAVESHHGDVEPTSLVACIVQAADAISAARPGARRETLETYTNRLKQLEDITNSFKGVDKSFAIQAGREIRVMVVPEHVTDADMVLLARDISKQIEAELEYPGQIKVNVIRESRVVDYAK; encoded by the coding sequence ATTCCTGTGACTGCCAATCTTTCTGTGAAGAAAAAAATGGAAAAAGATGCAGAAACTATCGGAACAGCAGAAGTGAAAGCAAGAAGCATTATAGATGAAGCATTGAAGACTGCTGAAACAAAGAAACGTGAAGCTCTCTTAGAGGCAAAAGAAGAAAATCTCCGAACCAAAAATGAATTGGAGAAGGAAACAAAAGAGAGAAGAAACGAACTTCAGAAGTATGAAAAACGTGTTTTGTCAAAAGAAGAGGCTCTTGATAAAAAAGCAGATGCTTTGGAAAGAAGAGAAGCCGAGTACACAGCAAAGGAAGCAGAATTAAAGAAGAAAGAAAAGAAAGTCGATGAATTACAAGGACAGAGAGTACAGGAACTGGAGAGAATTTCAGGTCTGACCTCCGAACAGGCAAAAGATTATCTGTTGAAAACTGTTGAAGATGAAGTGAAAATTGACACTGCCAAACTTTACAAAGAATTGGAGAGTAAGGCAAAAGAAGAAGCTGACAAAAAGGCAAAAGAATATGTGGTAACTGCTATTCAGAAATGTGCAGCAGACCATGTAGCAGAAGCTACGATCTCTGTTGTACAGCTTCCAAGCGATGAAATGAAAGGACGTATTATCGGACGTGAGGGACGTAATATCCGTACGTTGGAAACACTGACAGGCGTGGATTTGATTATTGATGACACTCCGGAAGCAGTTGTTTTATCAGGATTTGACCCTATCCGAAGAGAAGTCGCCAGAATTGCTTTGGAGAAATTGATTGTAGACGGGCGTATTCACCCGGCAAGAATTGAGGAAATGGTTGAAAAGGCTCAAAGAGAAGTGGAATCCATGATGAGGGAAGAAGGAGAAGCTGCTGCGCTGGAGGTTGGCGTACATGGTATTCATCCTGAACTGATTCGTCTTCTGGGCCGCATGAAGTTCCGCTCAAGTTACGGACAGAATGCACTGAAGCATTCCATTGAAGTAGCTCAACTGGCAGGTCTGCTGGCAGGTGAAGTGGGAACAGATATACGAATGGCGAAAAGAGCAGGTCTGCTCCATGATATAGGTAAGTCTATTGACCACGAGGTGGAGGGCTCCCATATTCAGATTGGTGCTGACTTATGTAGAAAATATAAAGAATCACAGATTGTGATTAATGCGGTAGAATCTCATCACGGTGATGTGGAGCCTACCTCCCTGGTAGCTTGTATTGTACAGGCAGCTGATGCGATTTCAGCAGCAAGGCCAGGCGCAAGAAGAGAAACCTTAGAAACCTATACCAACAGATTAAAACAATTAGAAGATATTACAAACTCCTTTAAGGGAGTAGATAAATCTTTTGCTATTCAGGCAGGAAGGGAAATTCGTGTCATGGTAGTGCCGGAGCATGTTACAGATGCAGATATGGTACTGCTGGCAAGAGATATTTCCAAACAGATTGAAGCAGAACTGGAATATCCGGGACAGATTAAAGTAAATGTAATCCGCGAATCAAGAGTTGTGGATTATGCCAAGTAA
- a CDS encoding GNAT family N-acetyltransferase, producing the protein MIGKQFQGKGYGKQAVLDFIDYFKNKHNADRLYISVSLENTVARKMYASIGFKEIKEIEYTFLDMQMKEMQMVKEL; encoded by the coding sequence ATGATTGGAAAGCAATTTCAGGGAAAAGGTTATGGGAAACAAGCGGTGTTGGATTTTATTGATTATTTTAAAAACAAACACAATGCTGACAGACTGTATATCAGTGTTTCCTTGGAAAATACAGTTGCACGCAAAATGTATGCTTCTATTGGTTTTAAAGAAATCAAAGAGATTGAGTACACATTTTTAGATATGCAAATGAAAGAAATGCAAATGGTAAAGGAACTGTAA
- a CDS encoding nucleoside triphosphate pyrophosphohydrolase family protein, which produces MKVNEYQELAMTTLNPELNKKEVLINSVMGLCGESGEAIDIVKKWLAQGHELDKEHLAKEFGDIAWYLAEAATALDMSLEDIFQANIDKLKKRYPDGFETKKSLIRLKGDI; this is translated from the coding sequence ATGAAAGTGAATGAATATCAAGAATTAGCAATGACAACATTGAACCCGGAACTCAATAAGAAGGAGGTTTTAATCAATAGTGTAATGGGATTGTGTGGTGAATCGGGAGAGGCAATCGATATTGTGAAAAAATGGCTGGCACAAGGGCACGAGTTAGACAAGGAACATTTAGCAAAAGAATTTGGAGATATTGCATGGTATTTAGCTGAAGCTGCTACAGCATTGGATATGTCACTTGAGGATATTTTTCAAGCGAATATTGATAAGTTAAAGAAAAGATATCCAGACGGATTTGAAACAAAAAAATCATTGATTCGATTAAAAGGGGATATATAA
- the xerD gene encoding site-specific tyrosine recombinase XerD: protein MKCEIEEFIGYLHNTRGTSRNTEVSYERDLKKLEKFLTEEGIKNVEQINATLLNSYVMHMERQNFAASSISRSIASIRAFFYFLCRERGWKENPAENLKAPKIEKRLPGVLTIEEVDLLLKQPKENTAKGIRDRAMLELLYATGIRVSELISLTIKDINLKLGYITCSHKEKERVIPFGSAAKRWVEHYMEGARTELLGGQESEMLFLNCSGKSMSRQGFWKVLKSYAEAAGIQQDITPHTLRHSFAAHLVQNGADLKSVQEMMGHADISTTQIYMNMNINKIRDVYMKAHPRR, encoded by the coding sequence ATGAAGTGCGAAATAGAAGAGTTTATCGGTTATTTACATAATACCAGAGGCACTTCCAGAAATACAGAAGTTTCATATGAACGTGATTTGAAAAAATTGGAGAAGTTTTTGACCGAGGAAGGAATTAAAAATGTGGAGCAGATAAATGCCACACTTTTAAATTCTTATGTCATGCATATGGAGCGGCAGAATTTTGCTGCCTCTTCCATATCCAGAAGCATTGCCTCTATAAGAGCTTTTTTTTATTTTTTGTGCAGAGAAAGAGGCTGGAAGGAAAATCCGGCAGAAAACTTAAAAGCACCTAAAATCGAAAAAAGGCTGCCTGGGGTTCTGACCATAGAAGAGGTGGATTTGCTGTTAAAGCAGCCCAAGGAAAACACGGCAAAAGGAATCCGGGACAGAGCTATGCTGGAGCTTTTGTATGCCACTGGTATCAGAGTAAGCGAGTTAATCAGTCTTACTATAAAAGATATTAATTTAAAACTGGGATATATTACCTGCAGTCACAAAGAAAAAGAACGCGTGATACCTTTTGGAAGCGCTGCAAAAAGATGGGTCGAACATTATATGGAAGGCGCCAGAACAGAGCTTTTGGGAGGGCAGGAGAGTGAAATGTTGTTTTTGAATTGCTCCGGAAAATCCATGAGCCGCCAGGGATTCTGGAAGGTTTTAAAAAGCTATGCAGAAGCAGCGGGGATCCAGCAGGATATCACTCCCCATACTTTGCGCCATTCCTTTGCAGCGCATCTGGTGCAGAATGGTGCGGATTTAAAAAGCGTACAGGAAATGATGGGACATGCAGATATTTCCACTACGCAGATTTACATGAATATGAACATAAATAAAATCCGAGATGTGTATATGAAAGCACACCCCAGACGATAA